In the genome of Coraliomargarita algicola, one region contains:
- a CDS encoding transposase, producing the protein MSEFLNPYAHIDQHGLNLPHWQQGEAFVFVTWRMADSLPENVLRGWSSERRIWFEKQPLPWDASTRAEYRERFPLRIERWLDPGSGSCALSDPTLRLIVEGALSHFEGERHAVRSYVIMPNHVHILFQPLSGCLLEDILHTWKSYSSQQIMKTTKHTGEFWSAGYWDRLIRDRTHFERCVRYIRNNPAKAKLNPSQFSLYENEALTCESER; encoded by the coding sequence ATGAGTGAGTTTCTCAACCCCTATGCGCACATCGACCAGCACGGCCTGAATCTGCCGCACTGGCAGCAAGGGGAGGCTTTTGTTTTTGTTACATGGCGCATGGCGGACTCCCTACCTGAAAATGTTTTGCGCGGTTGGTCATCCGAACGCAGGATTTGGTTCGAGAAACAACCGTTGCCTTGGGATGCATCGACGCGTGCCGAATACCGTGAGCGCTTTCCGCTGCGGATTGAGCGATGGTTGGATCCGGGCAGCGGATCGTGTGCGCTCAGTGACCCAACGCTTCGTTTAATCGTCGAGGGAGCACTTTCGCATTTTGAAGGTGAGCGTCATGCTGTTCGGTCATACGTCATCATGCCCAATCATGTGCATATTTTATTTCAACCTTTGAGCGGTTGCCTGCTGGAAGATATTTTGCATACATGGAAAAGTTATTCGTCGCAGCAGATTATGAAGACGACGAAGCATACTGGTGAATTTTGGAGTGCGGGTTATTGGGATCGCTTGATTCGCGATCGGACTCATTTTGAACGTTGTGTCCGCTATATCCGTAATAATCCAGCAAAAGCGAAACTGAATCCTTCGCAGTTTAGTTTGTATGAGAACGAAGCACTGACTTGTGAGTCAGAAAGGTGA
- a CDS encoding PEP-CTERM sorting domain-containing protein (PEP-CTERM proteins occur, often in large numbers, in the proteomes of bacteria that also encode an exosortase, a predicted intramembrane cysteine proteinase. The presence of a PEP-CTERM domain at a protein's C-terminus predicts cleavage within the sorting domain, followed by covalent anchoring to some some component of the (usually Gram-negative) cell surface. Many PEP-CTERM proteins exhibit an unusual sequence composition that includes large numbers of potential glycosylation sites. Expression of one such protein has been shown restore the ability of a bacterium to form floc, a type of biofilm.), with protein sequence MKKTPLLLTSMFAASISMQAQVIFQDGFSTSSGNNNLDINDSIGVTRQTAGTTSTYTHTGSTSQSNVSTNDDGTTNNGNTAGNSMGRIRNNEQTGGASNAFLSLDTNFGSSLAGEVYTISFDLHYKSRVTDSTDQWISFAIGDSVAPQAPSAAGSDFGILLRPDGVNPANNNLTRYYSDGILSASDDYTSTPSFTSSYVNFIVTVNETGAGTTIGATANGTAILSDFAADFATGDRYFAFGSHLGSGVSAFSDVFLDNLTITVVPEPSTYALIGGLLALGFASIKRRK encoded by the coding sequence ATGAAAAAAACACCCCTACTCCTCACTTCAATGTTCGCAGCGTCCATTTCGATGCAGGCGCAGGTAATCTTCCAAGACGGCTTCTCCACCAGCTCAGGGAATAACAATTTGGATATAAACGACAGCATCGGTGTCACTCGCCAAACAGCAGGCACCACCTCCACCTATACTCATACGGGGTCGACATCGCAGTCCAATGTGTCAACAAATGATGATGGCACCACCAATAATGGTAATACTGCAGGAAATTCGATGGGGCGCATTCGTAACAATGAGCAAACTGGCGGTGCATCTAACGCCTTCCTTAGTTTAGATACAAATTTCGGCAGTTCACTCGCGGGTGAAGTTTATACCATCTCCTTCGACCTTCATTACAAATCACGCGTCACAGACTCGACCGACCAGTGGATCTCATTCGCGATCGGCGATAGCGTCGCTCCTCAAGCCCCAAGCGCAGCAGGCAGCGACTTTGGAATCCTGCTTCGCCCAGACGGCGTCAACCCAGCCAATAATAACTTAACACGCTATTATAGTGATGGAATACTTAGCGCGAGCGATGATTACACAAGCACTCCTTCCTTCACATCGAGCTATGTTAATTTCATAGTTACAGTGAATGAGACAGGTGCCGGCACCACCATTGGCGCGACAGCGAACGGCACAGCAATACTCAGCGATTTCGCAGCCGACTTTGCAACAGGTGATCGCTACTTCGCATTCGGCAGCCACTTAGGTTCTGGTGTATCTGCATTCTCTGACGTGTTCTTAGACAATCTAACTATCACCGTCGTTCCCGAGCCAAGCACCTATGCCCTCATCGGTGGTCTACTGGCTCTTGGATTTGCATCCATCAAGCGTCGCAAATAA
- a CDS encoding MFS transporter, producing MSSTHIPHIPGQKRVPLRTKVTWGCGGLADNFMFNTLTALGTLVYVQHFGLSPALAGMALAFPRLIDAFTDPWIGNLSDNLKTKYGRRRPLMFFGVIACALLLPLLWTPMGAETAQNPWFSNIPFFYIVTIGSLLAVAYTLFVVPYTALGFELTPNYDERTRVIVWRMYIGLIGSVSAGWLFRLAAADTFPNLGEGAFWVTVGVAVIVLISGLIPTFGCKEDLEIETQEPIKLLPAIKYTMTNKPFVILFIAYVTIIVALFSAQSIAPLLMLHYVFNGSEKAIGDFTGWFTTLAVGLSYGSMFFIGYLSTRFNKRSAMLVGLCFVLLGTILNFFAIDPRWPWALYVVGGITFIGMQGCWLMIDSMVADVCDDDELETGRRREGMFSSVKGFALKAAQGITFGLGGYMATAAGYDPQVVDASGLDEATAVKMKALLIGFQSLGLVLAIFLMWFYPISRQRAEETQRLLEARAGKDT from the coding sequence ATGAGTTCTACACATATCCCCCACATTCCTGGTCAAAAGCGCGTGCCCTTGCGCACGAAAGTCACTTGGGGCTGTGGGGGGCTGGCGGACAATTTCATGTTCAACACCTTGACCGCGCTCGGCACGCTGGTCTACGTGCAGCACTTTGGCTTGAGTCCAGCGCTGGCGGGCATGGCCTTGGCATTTCCGCGTTTAATCGATGCCTTTACCGATCCGTGGATCGGCAACTTGTCCGACAATCTTAAAACAAAATACGGGCGTCGCCGCCCCTTGATGTTTTTCGGAGTCATTGCCTGCGCCCTACTGCTCCCCTTATTGTGGACACCGATGGGAGCAGAAACCGCGCAGAACCCATGGTTCAGTAATATCCCGTTTTTTTACATCGTCACGATTGGCAGCCTGCTTGCCGTCGCCTACACACTTTTTGTAGTACCCTATACTGCGCTGGGTTTCGAGCTCACGCCGAACTACGATGAACGAACGCGCGTCATCGTCTGGCGGATGTATATAGGGCTCATCGGATCGGTCTCCGCCGGTTGGCTCTTTCGGCTCGCAGCGGCAGATACCTTTCCGAACTTAGGTGAAGGTGCTTTCTGGGTCACAGTGGGGGTGGCTGTCATCGTTTTAATCTCCGGCTTGATTCCAACCTTCGGTTGCAAAGAAGACCTTGAAATTGAAACGCAGGAACCGATCAAACTTTTGCCTGCGATCAAATACACGATGACGAACAAGCCTTTCGTCATCTTATTCATCGCCTACGTCACCATCATCGTCGCGCTCTTCTCCGCGCAAAGCATCGCACCGCTATTGATGTTGCACTACGTCTTCAATGGCAGCGAAAAAGCGATTGGCGACTTCACCGGATGGTTCACCACACTCGCGGTTGGCTTATCGTATGGCAGCATGTTTTTCATCGGCTATCTTTCGACACGCTTCAACAAGCGCTCGGCCATGTTGGTCGGCCTATGCTTTGTCCTCCTCGGTACCATTTTGAATTTCTTCGCGATCGATCCACGCTGGCCCTGGGCGCTCTACGTGGTCGGCGGCATTACCTTCATTGGCATGCAAGGTTGCTGGCTGATGATCGACTCGATGGTCGCCGACGTCTGTGATGACGACGAACTCGAAACCGGACGCCGCCGCGAAGGCATGTTTAGTTCCGTCAAAGGCTTCGCACTCAAAGCAGCCCAAGGCATAACTTTCGGGCTCGGTGGTTACATGGCAACAGCCGCAGGCTACGACCCGCAAGTGGTCGATGCCTCTGGCTTGGACGAAGCAACCGCCGTCAAAATGAAAGCCCTACTCATCGGCTTTCAGTCACTCGGCCTGGTGCTTGCGATCTTTTTAATGTGGTTCTACCCGATTAGCCGTCAACGTGCCGAAGAAACGCAACGTTTACTCGAAGCCAGAGCGGGCAAAGACACATAG
- a CDS encoding LacI family DNA-binding transcriptional regulator, whose product MRARLKDVAARAGVATNTASTILNRRSNSWASKETAARVFKAAEELGYKPSRAALGLRLGSFKTVGLVIPDLHNPVYTTFADLLEQRMRDNGYDLILEHSRTDVKYEKHCLDSIIDRQIDAVTYFVSDLNSHLDFLKRAAKTSTHVVALTGPSTEPFPFDAVEMDFSSGITAAVEHLLDLGHERFAFLCALAKGQEAGDRPNVFNQMLKERGIPESQNSFIPCAHDLLSARNTFGEFLDGFSGPKPTALIAMNDLTAIGAMRAASERGIRVPEDLSVIGVDNIPLGRFLPRQLSTIAQPLEELADATAELMLYRLNNDEEDSKPQSRKFKAKLLIKETTARLG is encoded by the coding sequence ATGAGAGCACGATTGAAAGATGTAGCCGCGCGAGCGGGTGTCGCGACTAATACAGCATCGACGATTTTAAATCGTCGGTCGAATTCTTGGGCTTCGAAGGAAACGGCGGCCCGCGTCTTTAAGGCGGCGGAAGAATTGGGCTACAAGCCCAGTCGAGCGGCATTGGGCTTACGCCTCGGGAGCTTTAAGACGGTCGGCCTAGTAATTCCGGATTTACATAATCCTGTTTATACCACCTTTGCGGATCTATTGGAGCAACGTATGCGTGATAATGGCTATGACCTCATCTTGGAGCACTCCCGCACGGATGTGAAATATGAGAAGCATTGTTTAGATTCGATCATCGATCGTCAGATTGATGCGGTGACGTATTTTGTCAGTGACTTGAATAGCCACTTGGACTTTCTGAAACGTGCGGCAAAGACATCCACTCACGTTGTCGCATTGACGGGGCCTTCGACAGAGCCGTTTCCTTTTGATGCGGTCGAGATGGATTTCTCTTCGGGCATTACGGCTGCGGTCGAGCATTTGTTAGATTTGGGCCATGAGCGTTTTGCGTTTCTCTGTGCACTTGCGAAAGGGCAGGAGGCGGGGGATCGGCCGAATGTGTTTAATCAAATGTTAAAGGAGCGTGGCATCCCCGAAAGCCAAAACAGCTTTATCCCGTGTGCACACGATTTGCTGAGTGCACGTAACACCTTTGGTGAGTTCTTGGATGGTTTTTCGGGACCAAAACCGACTGCACTCATCGCCATGAATGATTTAACTGCCATTGGTGCCATGCGCGCCGCGAGCGAGCGAGGCATTCGTGTGCCCGAAGACCTTTCGGTGATCGGGGTGGATAATATTCCTTTGGGGCGGTTCTTGCCTCGTCAATTAAGCACCATTGCCCAGCCACTAGAAGAGTTGGCCGATGCGACGGCAGAATTGATGTTATACCGACTCAATAATGATGAAGAGGATTCGAAGCCACAGTCTCGTAAATTTAAAGCGAAGTTGTTGATCAAAGAAACCACGGCGCGGCTAGGCTGA